A window from Melopsittacus undulatus isolate bMelUnd1 chromosome Z, bMelUnd1.mat.Z, whole genome shotgun sequence encodes these proteins:
- the PSME3IP1 gene encoding PSME3-interacting protein isoform X1 gives MSSESVGSCTGVPSNGSRPLSAFVVARSGCSIMDGADGTADLVINKRFVSESELEERRKRRQEEWEKVRKPGDPEECPEEAYDPRSLYERLQEQREKKQQEFEEQFKFKNMVRGLDEDETHFLDEVSRQQELLEKQRREEELKELNEYRSTLTKVGVSMDPKKETEKKLPMKSVENKNKFSQAKLLAGAVKHRSSDGGNGVKRLKLDTDRDEKNQEKPSCVPLGSSSVGGSTVHCPSAAVCIGILPGLGAYSGSSDSESSSDSEGTINSTGKIVSSVFRTNNFFDGP, from the exons ATGAGCTCGGAGAGTGTCGGGAGCTGCACAGGGGTACCCAGCAACGGCTCCAGACCCCTTTCAGCCTTTGTAGTGGCAAG GTCTGGCTGTTCCATAATGGATGGGGCAGATGGTACTGCTGACCTTGTGATTAACAAGAGGTTTGTGTCTGAATCTGAGCTAGAAGAGCGACGGAAGAGGAGGCAAGAGGAATGGGAAAAGGTCCGAAAACCTGGGGATCCAGAAG AATGCCCAGAGGAGGCATACGACCCACGGTCCTTGTATGAAAGACTTcaggaacagagagaaaaaaagcagcaggagttTGAGGAGCAGTTTAAATTCA AAAATATGGTAAGAGGCTTAGATGAAGATGAGACGCATTTCCTTGATGAGGTGTCTCGACAGCAAGAGCTACTAGAAAAGCAACGAAGAGAAGAAGAGCTGAAAGAACTAAATGAATACAGA AGCACTCTCACCAAAGTGGGAGTCAGTATGGACCCAAAGAAGGAAACTGAGAAGAAATTGCCCATGAAGTCAgtggaaaacaagaacaaattCTCTCAGGCAAAGCTGTTGGCAGGAGCTGTGAAACACAGAAG TTCAGATGGTGGTAACGGTGTGAAGAGGTTGAAACTAGATACTGATCGTGACGAAAAGAATCAAG aaaaacCATCCTGTGTTCCCTTGGGGAGCAGCTCAGTGGGAGGCTCCACAGTCCACTGTCCTTCAGCAGCCGTGTGCATTGGGATCCTACCTGGCCTGGGTGCCTACTCGGGCAGCAGTGATTCCGAGTCCAGCTCAGATAGTGAAGGCACCATTAATTCCACTGGGAAGATTGTCTCTTCTGTCTTCCGTACCAACAATTTCTTTGATGGTCCATAA
- the PSME3IP1 gene encoding PSME3-interacting protein isoform X2, with the protein MDGADGTADLVINKRFVSESELEERRKRRQEEWEKVRKPGDPEECPEEAYDPRSLYERLQEQREKKQQEFEEQFKFKNMVRGLDEDETHFLDEVSRQQELLEKQRREEELKELNEYRSTLTKVGVSMDPKKETEKKLPMKSVENKNKFSQAKLLAGAVKHRSSDGGNGVKRLKLDTDRDEKNQEKPSCVPLGSSSVGGSTVHCPSAAVCIGILPGLGAYSGSSDSESSSDSEGTINSTGKIVSSVFRTNNFFDGP; encoded by the exons ATGGATGGGGCAGATGGTACTGCTGACCTTGTGATTAACAAGAGGTTTGTGTCTGAATCTGAGCTAGAAGAGCGACGGAAGAGGAGGCAAGAGGAATGGGAAAAGGTCCGAAAACCTGGGGATCCAGAAG AATGCCCAGAGGAGGCATACGACCCACGGTCCTTGTATGAAAGACTTcaggaacagagagaaaaaaagcagcaggagttTGAGGAGCAGTTTAAATTCA AAAATATGGTAAGAGGCTTAGATGAAGATGAGACGCATTTCCTTGATGAGGTGTCTCGACAGCAAGAGCTACTAGAAAAGCAACGAAGAGAAGAAGAGCTGAAAGAACTAAATGAATACAGA AGCACTCTCACCAAAGTGGGAGTCAGTATGGACCCAAAGAAGGAAACTGAGAAGAAATTGCCCATGAAGTCAgtggaaaacaagaacaaattCTCTCAGGCAAAGCTGTTGGCAGGAGCTGTGAAACACAGAAG TTCAGATGGTGGTAACGGTGTGAAGAGGTTGAAACTAGATACTGATCGTGACGAAAAGAATCAAG aaaaacCATCCTGTGTTCCCTTGGGGAGCAGCTCAGTGGGAGGCTCCACAGTCCACTGTCCTTCAGCAGCCGTGTGCATTGGGATCCTACCTGGCCTGGGTGCCTACTCGGGCAGCAGTGATTCCGAGTCCAGCTCAGATAGTGAAGGCACCATTAATTCCACTGGGAAGATTGTCTCTTCTGTCTTCCGTACCAACAATTTCTTTGATGGTCCATAA